One region of Quercus lobata isolate SW786 chromosome 2, ValleyOak3.0 Primary Assembly, whole genome shotgun sequence genomic DNA includes:
- the LOC115977376 gene encoding small nuclear ribonucleoprotein E-like, whose protein sequence is MASTKVQRIMTQPINLIFRFLQSKARIQIWLFEQKDLRIEGRIIGFDEYMNLVLDDAEEVNVKKKSRKSLGRILLKGDNITLMMNSGK, encoded by the exons ATGGCGAGCACCAAAGTTCAGAGGATTATGACCCAACCCATT AACCTGATTTTCAGGTTTCTTCAGAGT AAAGCTcgcattcagatttggctttttgagcagaAAGACCTGAGGATCGAAGGCCGAATCATT GGCTTTGATGAGTACATGAATTTGGTTTTGGATGATGCTGAAGAAGTCAATGTCAAAAAGAAGAGCAGGAAATCTTTAG ggcgGATTCTTCTCAAGGGAGACAACATAACTTTGATGATGAATTC TGGAAAGTGA